The window GATTGGTAAGTGGAATAGGGTTTTCATTGCTCTGTAAGGCAAAAATTGGGGAAACTCCACCCACGGAATATTGTTGACGGCATTCTATTATTATGGTACAGGGTTACCCGGCGGTGAGAAGATATGGGTCATCTTTTTACGGATATTAATGGAAACAGAAGATCATCCTTTGTAAGCACTGACTTTATAATGTAAAGGGATACAGCTGAAATACAAGTGATCATATGTTGACGAAATATTTAAATGTTGGTTTATCTGTAAAGCGTAGATACAATGTTAGGCCTCAGGAGAAAAGAAATGAACATGAAACAGATCATAAAGAGCATTCCAGTCGTCGGTCCAGTCGCTCGTCGCATTTACCGCACGTGGATCAGCCCTCCAAAGACCTTTCCAGGTTCAGAAAGTTACTGGAAAAACAGGTACGAAGCTGGTGGCAACTCAGGGGATGGGTCTTACAACCAACTTGCCGAGTTCAAAGCCGACATATTGAACACATTCGTTTTTGAGAATGAGATTACATCAGTAATCGAATATGGATGTGGGGACGGCAATCAACTTAGTTTGGCGCAGTATACGAAATACATCGGTTTTGATGTAAGTCCTAATGCAATATCCAGGTGCTTGAAACGTTTTTCCAACAATGATGGAACAAAAACCTTTAAACTTATGAAAGAGTATGACGGCGAAACTGCCGAGTTAACTCTATCATTAGACGTGATTTATCACCTTGTTGAAGATGACGTCTTTGTAGACTACATGAACAGGTTGTTCGATTCTTCCGAAAGATTTGTCGTTATCTACTCCTTAGACACGGATGAAAATCCAGTGGATACGGCAGCGCACGTAAGGAATCGTAATTTTTCTAAATGGATAAAAGACAATAAGACAGAGTGGAACCTTATAAAATATATTCCCAACAAGTACCCATTCAATGGTGATACCAAAAGCGGATCATTTTCCGATTTTTACATTTATTCAAAGGCCTAACCCCTATGAGGCCTTTCCCTGACAGGTATGTTATGCCTTTTCATATACCTGCCCAGCAGTACGGATACTAGAATTGTCAGGGGCAGTGATATGGCAAGGCGTACCAATGTAAATTTCAATCCGAGAAATGATGCCTCAAATATTGTCATGGGTAATCGGAAAATGCCTGAAGCCCCTACATATGTGAGTATCATTGAGGGTTCCGCTCCCTTCTTGTACAGTGAATATGCAATAGGAAATGCCATATACAGCCCACCCACACTGGTCCATGCAAGCATTATTGCCCATATATAACGCTTAACACCTGAATCATGCCCCAGATGCCTCTCAACAGTGCTTCTCTTTACCCATATTTCAAACAGGCCAATTAAGATGAATGCGCATGGCACAATCTTCAGCATATCAAAAGCAAAAGCCGTGAAATTGACATACATAGCCTTGCCGATATTGATATGGAATATGTATGAAAATCCTATAAACGATATGAACAATGAAACTATTGCAGAATAAATGATGTTTTCCCTCTTCATAATAATTCCCCGAATACAATACCTGTAATTATTGCAACAGTGATTGCGATAAAAAATGAAAGTACATTCCTTATGACAGTTATTTTGACACCAAAGTACCGTTTTTCAATCGGATATGTCAATATACCCACCATCATGAGTGTTGTGGAGAATGCTGAAATAACCATATATGTTACACCCTCCTTCAGGAGAATGCCGCATAGGGGGAATGTGATAAAACCCGGCATCATTGTGATTGAACCGAGCATTGAGGCAATAATCACAGATACAAATATATTGTATCGGCCCAGCGAACAAGCGATGAAATCATCAGGCATTATTGACAATATACATGCAACTGCCACAAGCATAACCCCGAATGCCGGCAAAATGCTTGTAAACCGTTTATATGCTACCTTGAGTGATGCTAAGGTCTTTGCCCTGCTCTTTATCAGAGAAACAAGCAGAAAAGCACCTGTTGCAATGTACAGAATTATCACTACTCATCCAATTTTTTTATGTTGATTGATTTCATTTATCAATATTATATTGTTTTTCACTGTGTTTTCAAGTTAATATTTTTTTGGAGTTCCCCCAATTTTTAACATTCCTTTGTATATCCGGCTATTGGTATTTCAAAACCCTCTCGGAAGACGAGCGGGCATGGTTTTCCCATTTCCTTTAGGGAAATGGGAAAGAGCGAGTCTGAGAGCGGGAGACGCTATTTCCTCGCAGGGGAAATAGACGGCGTTTTTGACAATACCAATAGCCGGATACTGTTACAAATCATCGACTACCTTATAGGTTATAAAAATTGGGGAAACTCCTGCACGGAATATTGTTGACGTCATTCTATTATTATGGTAGAGGGTTACCCGGCGGTGAGAAGATACGGGTCATGTTTGTACGGATATTAACGGAAGCAGAAGGTTATCCTTTGTCAGCACTGACTTTATAATGTAAAGGGATACAGCTGAAATACAAGTGATCATATGTTGACGAAGTATTTAAATGTTGGTTTATCTGTAAAGCGTAGATACAATGTTATACGATCGAATACTGAATCAATGGAGAACATGTT of the Candidatus Krumholzibacteriota bacterium genome contains:
- a CDS encoding permease, which gives rise to MKRENIIYSAIVSLFISFIGFSYIFHINIGKAMYVNFTAFAFDMLKIVPCAFILIGLFEIWVKRSTVERHLGHDSGVKRYIWAIMLAWTSVGGLYMAFPIAYSLYKKGAEPSMILTYVGASGIFRLPMTIFEASFLGLKFTLVRLAISLPLTILVSVLLGRYMKRHNIPVRERPHRG